The genomic region CGAGCAACCCCGACGACTTCGCCCTCAAGGTCTCCGGCATCTCTTCCACCTCCGATTCCAACTGGGACGAGTTCACCAGCGAAGAAGAGCCCCCCGCAGAAGGCGGCGAGATGACCATCGAGAAGTACTAGGTGCAGCGGGGAAGCGCCTTCGACTGCTCCCTGAGGATCCTGACCCTGCGCGACCACGCCGAAGCGGAACTGCGCCGGAAGCTGGAGAGAAGGGGTTACCAGGAAGAAGAGGTCGAGGCGAGCGTCGTCCGCCTGAAGGAGCTCGGGTACCTGGACGACCTCCGTTTCGCCCGCAGCTATGCCGCGTCGCTGCTTAGAAACGGCAAGGGGTACGGGGTGAGGCTGAAGATGGAGCTTTCCCGGCGCGGGGTCGCTACGGCAATCGTGGACGAGGTGCTGGGGGAGCTGGCGCTCGAGTACGGCGAGTCCGAGTTGCTGGCCCAGGTGATGGAGCGCCGCTACGGCTCCTTCGATGCGAAGAGCGCGACGGACAAGGAAAAGCGCAAGGTAATCGGCTACCTGCAGCGGAAGGGGTTTTCGCTCGGAGCTATCTTCAGGCAACTCAACGCGCACGGCTGCTGCGACGATTGAAGGCGAAAGGCGTTTAACAGGGATAAAAGGGATGAAGGGGATAATACGCACGACGAAATGACAAAGAGGTGACTACAATCTTTTTGATTTTATCCCCTGTATCCCCTCAATCCCTGTTACCAGATTTTAGTTTCAGATTGATCTTCATTTCATTTTTTTGAGGTTTTTTTATGACAGGCAAAGAGATCCGGGCGCAGTTCTTCAACTATTTTCAGAGAAACGGGCACGCCCTGGTGGAGAGCTCGAACCTCATCCCGCGCAACGACCCTACCCTTCTTTTCACCAACGCCGGCATGAACCAGTTCAAGGACGTCTTCCTCGGCATGGAGAAAAGGGATTACCTGAGGGCGGTCTCCTCGCAGAAATGCGTGCGCGCAGGCGGCAAGCACAACGACCTCGAGAACGTGGGGCGCACCGCCAGGCATCACACCTTCTTCGAGATGCTCGGTAACTTCTCCTTCGGCGACTACTTCAAGAAAGAAGCGATCGCCTTTGCCTGGGCATTCCTGACGAAAGAGCTCGGCCTCTCCAAGGACCGCCTCTACGTCACCGTCTACACCGACGACGACGAGGCGGCCGACATCTGGCACAACCAGGAAGGGGTGCCGCGCGAGCGCATCTACCGCTTCGGCGAGAAGGACAACTTCTGGTCCATGGGCGACACCGGCCCCTGCGGCCCCTGCACCGAGATCTTCTGGGACAACGGCCCGGGAACCGGCTGCGGCAGTCCCGACTGCGCCGTAGGGTGCGACTGCGACCGCTACATGGAGATCTGGAACAACGTCTTCATGCAGTTCAACCGGAGCAAGGACGGGGTCCTAACCCCGCTCCCCAAACCCTCCGTCGACACCGGCATGGGCCTTGAGCGCATCTCCGCCGTAATGCAGGGGGTAACCTCCAACTACGACACGGATCTCCTGCAGGGGATCATCCGCCACATCGAGAAGGTCTCCGGGAAGAAGTACCGCGACGACGAGAAGGACGACGTCTCCATGCGCGTCATCGCCGACCACGCCCGCGCCGTCACCTTCCTGATCTGCGACGGCGTCCTCCCCAGTAACGAAGGGCGCGGCTACGTGCTTCGGCGCATCATGCGCCGCGCCGCCCGTCACGCGAAGATGCTGGGGATCGCCGAGCCGGTTCTTTACCGCGTGGTCGACGCGGTCAACATGATGATGGGCGACGCCTACCCGGAGCTTCTGGAGCGCGAGCAGTACGTGAAGAAGGTGATCCTCGCCGAGGAGGAGCGCTTCATCGAGACGCTCGACCGCGGTCTCGCCATCCTGAACGAAGAAACCGCGGCGCTGAAGGCAAAGGGTGAGAAGGTCATCTCCGGCGAGGTCATCTTCAAGCTCTACGACACCTTCGGCTTCCCGGTCGATCTCACCGCCGACATCGTCGAGTCCGAAGGGTTCACCCTCGACGAGGACGGCTTCGCCCTCTGCATGGAGAAGCAGCGCGTGAAAGCGAGGGAGAACTGGAAGGGGTCGGGCGAAACGGGGCTGGCCGACATCTACAAGGAACTGCACGGCACCGGCGTCAGCACCGACTTTTTGGGCTACAGCGAGCAGACCGCCTTCTCCACCATCAGCGCCATCGTCAAAGGGGGCGTCCTGGTCGAAGAGGCCAACACCGGCGACGAGGTCGAGATCGTCACCGCGGCGACCCCTTTCTACGGCGAGTCGGGCGGACAGGCAGGCGACACCGGCACCATCTCCACCGGCTCCGGCCACGTCGAGGTGACCGGCTCCACCCGCCCCTTCACCGACCTGATCGTGCACCGCGGCAAGGTGGTATCCGGCGCCATCAGGACCGGCGACGCGGTGGACCTGAAGATCTCGGTCGCCAACCGCGCCGCGACGGCCCGTAACCACACGGCGACCCACCTGCTGCAGGCGGCGCTCAGGGAGGTACTGGGCGATCACGTGAAGCAGGCTGGCTCCCTGGTGACCCCGGACAGGCTCCGCTTCGACTTCACCCACTTCACCCCGATGACCGCCGAGGAGATCCGCAGGGTCGAGATCCTGGTGAACGGCCACATCATGGGGAACTCCCCGGTCGAGGCCCGCGAGATGCCGGCGGCGGACGCGCTTGCCGCGGGAGCCACCGCGCTCTTCGGCGAGAAGTACGGCGACGTGGTCCGCGTGGTCAAGGTGGGAGAGGTCTCAAGTGAGCTCTGCGGAGGCACCCACGTACACGGCGCCGGCGAAATCGGCTTCTTCAAGATCATCTCCGAGGCGGGCATCGCCGCCGGGGTCAGGAGGATCGAGGCACAGACCGGCAGCGGCGCTCTCGCCGTGGTGCACGGGATGGAGGACGAGCAGCGCGGGATCGCCACCCTCTTGAAGGCCGAAGGGGGGACAGTCCTCGACAAGGTCGAGAAACTGGTGGCCGGCCAGCGCGAGCTGCAAAAGGAGCTGGAAACCTTGCAGGCGCGCCTGAACGCCTCCAAGTCGGCCGACCTGATCCAGCAGGTGCGCGAGCAAAACGGCGTCAAGATCCTCTCGGTGAAGGTGGACGGGGACGCGAAGGGATTGCGGGAGCTCTCCGACACGCTGAAGCAGCGGATCGGCTCCGGAATCATCGTCCTTGGAACCAGCGACGCGGTGAAGGCCAACATCCTGGTGGCGGTCACCTCCGACCTCTCGGCGCGCTGGAAGGCTGGGGACATCATCAAGGCGATCGCACCGATAGTCGGCGGCAACGGCGGCGGGAAGCCCGAGCTGGCGCAGGCGGGGGGCTCGAAGCCCGAGCACCTGGCCGAGGCGCTCGAGGCGGTTTACCAGATAGTCGGGTAAAAAAATCCCCCCTCCTGACCTCCCCCCTCCGGGGGGAGGAATATTTATAAAACAAGACCATCCGGGACAAACCGATGCTGCAACTGACCCCAAACCCGAACCAGACGCTCCAGCAGGAGATCGAGAAGAAAACCGTACTCATCGTAGACGACGAGGCGGTGATCCGCGACCTCTGCAAAAGGGTGCTGCACGACTACGACGTCGTGGAGGCGGGGGATGGGGCGGAGGCGCTGGACATCTTCCTTCGGGGTGGGATCGACGTCATCTTGACCGACGTGATGATGCCCCTCATGGACGGGATCGAGCTCCTGAAGAACCTTAAGGAGCGGGAGCCGACCGTGGTGGTGATCATCATGACCGGCTTCGCCGACAAGGAGCTGATCCTGAAGGCGCTAAAGGCGGACGCGGACGACTTCATCACCAAGCCGCTCAACCTCTTGCAGCTCAAAAGCGCCGTGGACAAGGCGCTGGTCAAGAAGGCCCTCAAGGAGGAGATCGCGGACCTGCGGAACGTGGACCGCTTCAAGACGCTCTTTCTCTCCATGATCTCCCACAAGTTCCGCACCCCCATCACCTCAATCTCGCTCTTCCTGCAAAACCTCGCCTCCGGCGTGATAGACACGCGCGACGAAGGGGCCAGGGAGCACATAGGGCTCGTTTACAACGAGGCCTGCTACCTCGGCAACCTGGTGAGCGAGCTCCTCGCCTTTTCCTCCTTCATGACCGGCAACAGCGGTCTGCACCTGGAACCTTGCGACCTGAAGGACCTGATCCCCTCGGCGCTCGCCGATTGCAAGGAATGCCCGGCAAAGCCGGGGGTCGCCTCGCACAGCGACCTGGAGGACGTGCCCGAATTGATGCTCGACCGGGAGAAGATCTCCTTCGCGCTGCAGCAGGTGATCGACAACGCCGTCAAGTTCTCCAGGGAAACTGGGCTTGTCTGCGTCACCCTGAGAAACCTGGCCGACAGCTGCCAGATCTCGGTGGAGGACAACGGGATAGGCATTCCCAAGGAACAGCTCCCCAAGCTGTTCGAGAAGTTCTACCAGGTGGACGCCGACCGTACCGGGCAGGTGCGCGGCTTCGGCCTCGGCCTTTTCTACGCCCGCGAGTTCGTCAGGATGCACGGCGGCAGCATCAGCATCGAAAGCGAGGAGAACGTAGGCACCCGAGTTCTCATAAGCATCCCCCACACTACCAGTCAAAGCCCCTGAAGATCATAGTTTTGCCGCGTTCAGGCAAACCCTCTTTGAAGTTGATTATTTCCCCCTATCTGCTATATTAACGTCTTTCTAAGCGGCTATAAACTATGAAAGAGGCACCAATGCAGCAACTCATAGAAAAGGCGAGCACACTCATGGAGGCGCTCCCTTATATCAGACGTTTCTCCGGCAAGACCATCGTCATCAAGTACGGCGGCCACGCGATGGCCGATGAAAAGCTCAGGAAGTCTTTCGCACTCGACGTCATCCTGCTCAAATACATTGGCATCAACACCGTGGTAGTGCACGGCGGCGGCCCGCAGATAAACGAGACCCTGAAGCGCTACGGCATAGTCTCCGAGTTCGTGAAAGGGATGCGCGTCACCGACGCCGAGACCATGGGGGTCGTGGAGATGGTCCTGACCGGGCAGGTCAACCGCGAGGTGGTGGGATACATCAACCAGAACGGCGGCCGCGCGGCCGGGCTCTCCGGCAAGGACGGCGACCTCTTGATCTGCGAGAAGCTCTTGCAGGAAGTAAAGCGCGAAGACGGCGGCACCGAGAAGGTCGACATCGGCTTCGTCGGCGACGTGGTCGAGGTGAACCCGGCCATACTACAGGCACTGGAAAAGGGGGGCTTCATACCGGTCATAGCGCCGGTAGGAGTAGGTCGAACCGGGGAGAGCTACAACATCAACGCCGACGTCGTGGCCGGCAAGGTCGCGGCTGCCTTGAACGCCGAGAAACTGATCCTTTTGACCGACGTCTCCGGGGTGAAGAGCAAGGAGGGGGCGCTCCTCTCCAGCATCCCGCTTGCCGAGGTCCCGGCCCTCATCGACAACGGCACCGTCACCGGCGGGATGATCCCCAAGGTCACCTGCTGCACCGACGCCCTTGCCGCCGGGGTCAAGAAGGCCCACATCGTGGACGGCCGGATCGAGCACGCGATCCTGCTGGAGATCTTCACCAACGTCGGGATCGGGACGGAAATACAGGCTTAACTGCAAACTGCAGGGGCTAGGGGCTGGAAAAATCTGGGGTTAGGGGCTAGGGACTGGGGGCTAAAAAACCCCTCTTGGTTTCGCTAGCCCCTAGTCCCTGTTCCCTAGTCCCTGCCTTTGCCCCTGCCTTCAAGGAGTTGCTATGAATTCAGCAGCATGGATGGAAAAAGCTGACAAATATATCATGAAGACCTACGGCCGCTACCCGCTTGTCCCGGTGAAGGGTGAGGGGTGCTACCTGTGGGACGCGGACGGCAAGAAGTACCTCGACTTCCTCGCAGGCGTCGCGGTCAACAACCTCGGCCACTGCCACCCGAAGGTGACGGCGGCGCTCGCCAAGCAGGCGGCCGAGCTGATCCACTGCTCGAACTACTACCACATCCCGCAGCAGATCGAGCTGGCCGAGCTTCTTTGCGGGCTCTCCTTCGCGGACAAGGCGTTTTTCTGCAACTCGGGCGCCGAGGCGAACGAGGCTGCCATCAAGCTGGCCAGGAAGTACAGCCGCGAGAATTACGGCGTCGACCGCTACGAGATCATCACCGCCATCTCCTCCTTCCACGGCCGCACCATGGCGACCGTCTCGGCGACCGGGCAGGAGAAGGTGCAGAAGTTCTTCGACCCCCTCTTGCACGGGTTCCGTCACGTGCCGTTCAACGACGCGAAGGCGCTCAAGGAGGCCATAGGCCCCTGCACCTGCGCCATCATGCTGGAGCCGATCCAGGGCGAGGGGGGCGTGGTGGTCCCCGACGCCGCCTACTTCCAGCAGGTGCGCCAGATCTGCGACGAGAACAACCTGATCCTCATCTTCGACGAGGTGCAGGTGGGGATGGGCAGGACCGGTAAGATGTTCGCCCACGAGCACTTCGGCGTCACCCCCGACATCATGACGCTCGCCAAGGCACTCGCCGGCGGCGCCCCCATCGGGACCATGCTCGCCACTGAGAAGCTGGCGGCCTCCTTCACCCCCGGCACCCACGGTTCCACCTTCGGCGGGAACCCGCTGGTCACATCCGCAGCGGTCGCCACCATCCGGGCCATTATGGAAGAAGGGGTCCTGAACCACTGCGAAGAGATCGGCGAGTACCTGATGGGCGAACTGGAGGCGCTGCAGCACAAGTTCCCGGAGATCATCACCGACGTGCGGGGCATCGGCCTCATGATCGGGGTGGAGTTGGCCATCCCCGGCGGCGACATCGTTAAGACCGCCCTCTCCCGCGGGCTCCTCTTGAACTGCGCCCAGGAGAAGGTGCTCCGTTTCGTGCCCCCCCTGATCGTAGGGAAGAAGGAAGTGGACGAGATGCTCGCCACCCTGACGGGGATTCTGCAGGAACTGTAATGAGGTGCCGGCGAGGCCGGCACCATTAAAACGAGAAACGAGACCACACCAATGAAAAGAGACTTCCTCGCGCTGAGCCAGTTCTCGAAGGCCGAACTGGACGCGATCTTCCTTTTGACCAAAGAGCTCAAGGAAAAGCAAAAAAAGGGCGAAGAGCATCACCTTTTGAAAGGCAAGTCGCTCGCCATGATCTTCGAGAAGTCCTCCACCCGCACCAGGCTCTCCTTTGAGATCGGGATGTACCAGCTGGGAGGGCACCCGCTCTTCATCTCCAGCAAGGACTCCCAGATGGGGCGCGGCGAGCCGATCAAGGACACCGCCCGCGTCATGGCCCGCTACTGCGACGGCGTCATGATCCGCACCTTCGCCCAGGAAACGGTGGAGGAGTTCGCCAAGTACGCCTCCGTCCCGATCATCAACGGGCTCACCGACCTGCACCACCCCTGCCAGATCATGGCCGACATTTTCACCGTGATCGAGCACAAGGGGGGGTACCAGGGGCTCAAGTTCGCCTGGATCGGCGACGGCAACAACATGGCCAACAGCTGGATCGAGGCCGCAGCCATCTTCGGCTTCGACCTGACCCTCGCCTGCCCGGAAGGGTACGACCCGAACCCGCAGGTGCTGGAGTGGGCGCAAAAGCATGCAAGTTCCAAGATCGTCGTCACCCGCGACCCCAAGGAAGCGGCGAAGGACGCGGACGTCTTGAACACCGACGTCTGGGCCAGCATGGGACAGGAAGAGGAGCAGAAGATCCGGGAGAAGGCGTTCGTGGGTTTCCAGCTGAACGAGGAGCTCCTGGACTTGGCCCGCGGGAACGCCATGGTGCTGCACTGCCTGCCCGCCCACCGCGGCGAGGAGATCACCGACGAAGTCATCGAAGGCCCCCATTCCGCCGTCTGGGACGAGGCGGAGAACCGGCTGCACGTGCAAAAGGCCATCATGGCCATCTTGATGAAGTAGTTTCAAAGCTGAAGGAGGCTTTGAGATGAAACCGCTTGCAGAGATAAAAGAGATCATCCGGGATCATAAGGCGGAACTCGCAGAGGAGTTTAACGTCGCGGAGATCGGCGTGTTCGGCTCGGTGGTAAGGGGCGAGGCACGCGAGGACAGCGACGTGGACGTACTCGTTGACTTCAGCCGTCCGGTCGGGCTCATGAAGTTCATGAGGTTGGAATACCACCTCGAAGAGCTCTTCGGCGGCACCAAGGTCGATCTCGTCTCCCGGAAAGCTCTCAAGCCGTATATTGGCCAAGCGATACTGCAAGAAGTCCAGTATGTCTAGCGCGAGGGATATCAGAGACTATCTGGTTGACATGAGCGACGCTATGCAGAGCATCCGAGAGTTCACTCAGGACATGAGCTACGAGGAGTTTTGCAGCGACAAGAAGACTATCTACGCAGTAACCCGTGCGTTCGAGATCTTAGGTGAAGCTGCGAAGCACATAGATGAAGATACCCGGTGCAGATATCCTGATGTCCCTTGGCGCATGATCGCGGGAATGCGGGACAAGCTGATCCATGAATATCGGTATAGCTTTAGACATAGTCTGGAACTCCGTACAGGAAGATTTACCTGACTTGCAAAGGGACCTGCTACCTGTCCTCGAAGAGCTAGTACAAAACAAAGCATAAGGAGAACCCATGGCAAAGAAAGAAGTGAAAAAGATCGTTCTCGCCTACTCGGGCGGGCTTGACACCTCCATCATCCTCAAATGGCTCAAAAACGAGTACGGCTGCGAGGTGGTTACCTTCTCCGCAGACCTGGGACAGGGGGACGAGCTGGAGCCGGTCCGCGAGAAGGCATTCAAGACGGGCGCCGACAAGGTGTACATCGACGACTTGCGCGAGGAGTTCGTGCGCGACTTCGTGTTCCCGATGTTCCGCGCCAACGCGATCTACGAGGGGTCCTACCTCCTCGGCACTTCCATCGCGCGCCCGCTGATCGCGAAACGCCAGATGGAAATCGCCAAGATCGAGGGTTGCGACGCGGTCTCCCACGGCGCCACCGGCAAGGGGAACGACCAGGTCCGCTTCGAACTCGCCTACTACCACTTCAACCCCGGCATCACCGTCGTGGCACCTTGGAGGGAGTGGAAGCTCAACTCCCGCCAGGCGCTGATCAACTACGCGAAAAGAAACGACATCCCGATCCCGATCACCAAGAAGCGCCCCTGGTCTTCCGACAGGAACCTTCTGCACATCTCCTTCGAGGGCGGCATCCTTGAGGATACCTGGCTGGAACCCCCCGAGAACATGTTCGTGCTGACCAAGGCTCCGGAGAAGGCGCCGAACAAGCCGCAGTACATCGAGATCGAGTTCGAGAAGGGTAACGCGGTGGCAGTCGACGGCGTGCGCATGTCCCCGGCTGAGCTTCTGGCTCACCTGAACACCATCGGCGGCGAGCACGGCATCGGCCGCGTCGACCTCCTGGAGAACCGCTCGGTCGGCATGAAGTCCCGCGGCGTGTACGAGACCCCGGGCGGCACCATCCTGCGCGAAGCGCACATGGCGGTCGAGCAGATCACCATGGACCGCGAGGTCATGCATCTGAGGGATTCCCTGATCCCGCGCTACGCCGAGATGATCTACAACGGCTACTGGTTCTCGCCGGAGCGCGAGATGATGCAGTGCCTGATCGACAACTCCCAGCAGACGGTGAACGGTGTGGCAAGGCTCAAGCTCTACAAGGGTCATTGCCGCACCGTGGGCAGGAAGTCCGAGAGCGACTCGCTCTTCAACCTCGACTTCGCTACTTTCGAGAAGGACCAGGTCTACAACCAGGCGGACGCCGAGGGCTTCATCAAGCTGAACTCCCTGAGGCTCAGGATCCGTTCGCTCATGCTGGCCAACAAGAAAAAGTAAGGCAACTGGCAGTTAAGGAGGGTCCATAGGGGCACGAAAGTTTCGTGCCCCTATCTCGCTTTATATGGAGCAAAACGGATTCAAGACGAGCCATATCGTCACCTCGGTGGTAGCGGTCATCATCGACGCCGACGACCGGGTGCTCCTCACCAAGCGCAACGTCCCGCCGTTCCAGGGGGAATGGGTGATGCCTGGCGGGAAGATCGACCTCGGGGAGCCGATCGTCGCCGCGCTCAAGCGCGAGGTGTGGGAGGAAGTGGGCCTGGAGGTGGAGGTGGGGGAGCTGATCGACGTCTTCGAGCACGTGACGCCCGGCGAGGACAACTATCACTTCATCATCATCTATTACCGCTGCACCCCGCTTTACTGCGACGTGAAGCACAACCGGGACGAGGTGGCCGAGGCGCGCTGGGTAACCTGCGAGGAACTGGCGGAGTACAAAATCCCCGCCGGCGCCAGGTTCATTCTCGGAAAGACCTTTAAGATCACTTGTCAATTGACGCCCAAAGGCAATTGACGCCTAAAAGCAATTGACAATGTACAATTGACGATTGACAACTGAAAGCCAATTACCGGCTACATTTGTCACTTGTCCATTCTCAACCGCTTGCAGTTCTTTGTCATTAGTCGGCAATGTTCAGGTTGACCATTGTCAATTGTTAATCGTCAACTGTACATTGGTTTTAAGCTGCTGTTCGTTGTCAATTGTCAATTGTCAATCGTCAACTGGTTTACGGGGTTAAAGTGGTCAAGATCATCGAGAAACATGTCCAGCTCGATTTCCCCCTGGGTCATCACCTGCACTGTCTCATCGCCCAGATCCCGAACCGGCTGAGGCGCCGGGACCACCTCTTCACGCTGGAGAAACCCGAAGAACAGTGGCGCATGGTGCAAAGCGTGCTCGACCTGGTGGCGGCGGGCGACGGCAACCTGAAGCGGCTGCACTTTCTCATGTTCCCGGAGATCTCGGTGCCGCTGTCGCGCTTCGATGAGATGCTCTCGACCATCGAGCACCGGTTCCGCCCCAACACGGTGACCATGTTCGGCCTGGAACAGGTGACCCTGGAACAGTACCGCAGCTTGCTGATCCGATTTCACGCGGACAACGCCGAGGCTCTGGAATGCGTGGAGCATGACGTCGATTCGGGCGACATTCTTGGCATGCCGGTCAACTGGTGCTGCGTCGCCGTCAAGGAGTCGAGCGGCAACCTCAGGGTCTTCCTCGAAGCGAAGACCCACCCCTTCCGGGGCGAGGAGTTCCTGGACAAGGACCACGACCTGTACCGCGGGCGCCATTTCTACCTCTTCAGGGGGGAACCGGCCTGCTTCAACTTCATGACCATCATCTGCCTCGATTACCTGTACCGCGACCTCTACTCGTCGAACATCAAGCAGATCATCGATCACTCGAACCGGCTCTTCTTCACCTTGAGGCAGTCCCTGGACGCCCTATTCGTGATCCAGTGCAACCCTAAACCGGAGCACCGCTCCTATCGCGAGGTCCTCTCTGGCTTTTACGGCGAATACCTGGAGGACACGCCGGGGGTGCGCGAAACGGTGACCGTCTTCGGCAACTGTTCCGACGAAAGCGAGATCCAGGGCGTGCGCTGCGCCCCCTGCTACGGGATCTCCTTCGTCGCCATCAGTTCACGGCACAAGATGCTCCCCTACCAGGAGCGGGAATTCTCCAGCGACGACTTCGACGGCGCGCCGGTCTGCCGCCTGCGCTTCGGGTCGGGAACAAGGCTCTTCTATTTCAACCTCCCCTTGCACCACGAGCTGGACCCCCGCACCTCCAGGGTTCCCCTCAAGGTGCACTCGGTGATGCGCTGGACCGATGAGGGGTGGGCCAAGGTGGGGGACGGCGAGGGGCGTACCTCGCAGTAGCATATTTTACATGACGCATCCCCCCTTCCCTTTGCGGGAGGGGGGAGCGATTCAAATCCAGCAGGAGAGTTAAACATGTCCAAAGACAAGCTGTGGGGCGGGCGCTTCACCCAACCCACCGACAAGTTCGTAGAAGAATTCACCGCCTCCATCAACTTCGACAAGCGCCTGTACCACCAGGACATCCGCGGCTCCATCGCCCACGCAACGATGCTGGGGCAGCAGGGGATCATCCCGGTAGCCGACGTCGAGAACATCGTCTCGGGTCTCAAGGCGATCCTGGAGCAGATCGAGGCGGGCGAGTTCGACTTCTCGGTCTCTTTGGAAGATATCCACATGAACATCGAGGCACGGCTCTCCGAGAAGATCGGCGACGCCGGCAAGAGGCTCCACACCGGCCGCTCCAGAAACGACCAGGTCGCGCTCGACATCAGGCTCTACCTGCGGGACGAGTTG from Citrifermentans bremense harbors:
- a CDS encoding regulatory protein RecX, which encodes MQRGSAFDCSLRILTLRDHAEAELRRKLERRGYQEEEVEASVVRLKELGYLDDLRFARSYAASLLRNGKGYGVRLKMELSRRGVATAIVDEVLGELALEYGESELLAQVMERRYGSFDAKSATDKEKRKVIGYLQRKGFSLGAIFRQLNAHGCCDD
- the alaS gene encoding alanine--tRNA ligase; the encoded protein is MTGKEIRAQFFNYFQRNGHALVESSNLIPRNDPTLLFTNAGMNQFKDVFLGMEKRDYLRAVSSQKCVRAGGKHNDLENVGRTARHHTFFEMLGNFSFGDYFKKEAIAFAWAFLTKELGLSKDRLYVTVYTDDDEAADIWHNQEGVPRERIYRFGEKDNFWSMGDTGPCGPCTEIFWDNGPGTGCGSPDCAVGCDCDRYMEIWNNVFMQFNRSKDGVLTPLPKPSVDTGMGLERISAVMQGVTSNYDTDLLQGIIRHIEKVSGKKYRDDEKDDVSMRVIADHARAVTFLICDGVLPSNEGRGYVLRRIMRRAARHAKMLGIAEPVLYRVVDAVNMMMGDAYPELLEREQYVKKVILAEEERFIETLDRGLAILNEETAALKAKGEKVISGEVIFKLYDTFGFPVDLTADIVESEGFTLDEDGFALCMEKQRVKARENWKGSGETGLADIYKELHGTGVSTDFLGYSEQTAFSTISAIVKGGVLVEEANTGDEVEIVTAATPFYGESGGQAGDTGTISTGSGHVEVTGSTRPFTDLIVHRGKVVSGAIRTGDAVDLKISVANRAATARNHTATHLLQAALREVLGDHVKQAGSLVTPDRLRFDFTHFTPMTAEEIRRVEILVNGHIMGNSPVEAREMPAADALAAGATALFGEKYGDVVRVVKVGEVSSELCGGTHVHGAGEIGFFKIISEAGIAAGVRRIEAQTGSGALAVVHGMEDEQRGIATLLKAEGGTVLDKVEKLVAGQRELQKELETLQARLNASKSADLIQQVREQNGVKILSVKVDGDAKGLRELSDTLKQRIGSGIIVLGTSDAVKANILVAVTSDLSARWKAGDIIKAIAPIVGGNGGGKPELAQAGGSKPEHLAEALEAVYQIVG
- a CDS encoding hybrid sensor histidine kinase/response regulator, with product MLQLTPNPNQTLQQEIEKKTVLIVDDEAVIRDLCKRVLHDYDVVEAGDGAEALDIFLRGGIDVILTDVMMPLMDGIELLKNLKEREPTVVVIIMTGFADKELILKALKADADDFITKPLNLLQLKSAVDKALVKKALKEEIADLRNVDRFKTLFLSMISHKFRTPITSISLFLQNLASGVIDTRDEGAREHIGLVYNEACYLGNLVSELLAFSSFMTGNSGLHLEPCDLKDLIPSALADCKECPAKPGVASHSDLEDVPELMLDREKISFALQQVIDNAVKFSRETGLVCVTLRNLADSCQISVEDNGIGIPKEQLPKLFEKFYQVDADRTGQVRGFGLGLFYAREFVRMHGGSISIESEENVGTRVLISIPHTTSQSP
- the argB gene encoding acetylglutamate kinase; this encodes MQQLIEKASTLMEALPYIRRFSGKTIVIKYGGHAMADEKLRKSFALDVILLKYIGINTVVVHGGGPQINETLKRYGIVSEFVKGMRVTDAETMGVVEMVLTGQVNREVVGYINQNGGRAAGLSGKDGDLLICEKLLQEVKREDGGTEKVDIGFVGDVVEVNPAILQALEKGGFIPVIAPVGVGRTGESYNINADVVAGKVAAALNAEKLILLTDVSGVKSKEGALLSSIPLAEVPALIDNGTVTGGMIPKVTCCTDALAAGVKKAHIVDGRIEHAILLEIFTNVGIGTEIQA
- a CDS encoding acetylornithine transaminase, with translation MNSAAWMEKADKYIMKTYGRYPLVPVKGEGCYLWDADGKKYLDFLAGVAVNNLGHCHPKVTAALAKQAAELIHCSNYYHIPQQIELAELLCGLSFADKAFFCNSGAEANEAAIKLARKYSRENYGVDRYEIITAISSFHGRTMATVSATGQEKVQKFFDPLLHGFRHVPFNDAKALKEAIGPCTCAIMLEPIQGEGGVVVPDAAYFQQVRQICDENNLILIFDEVQVGMGRTGKMFAHEHFGVTPDIMTLAKALAGGAPIGTMLATEKLAASFTPGTHGSTFGGNPLVTSAAVATIRAIMEEGVLNHCEEIGEYLMGELEALQHKFPEIITDVRGIGLMIGVELAIPGGDIVKTALSRGLLLNCAQEKVLRFVPPLIVGKKEVDEMLATLTGILQEL
- the argF gene encoding ornithine carbamoyltransferase — its product is MKRDFLALSQFSKAELDAIFLLTKELKEKQKKGEEHHLLKGKSLAMIFEKSSTRTRLSFEIGMYQLGGHPLFISSKDSQMGRGEPIKDTARVMARYCDGVMIRTFAQETVEEFAKYASVPIINGLTDLHHPCQIMADIFTVIEHKGGYQGLKFAWIGDGNNMANSWIEAAAIFGFDLTLACPEGYDPNPQVLEWAQKHASSKIVVTRDPKEAAKDADVLNTDVWASMGQEEEQKIREKAFVGFQLNEELLDLARGNAMVLHCLPAHRGEEITDEVIEGPHSAVWDEAENRLHVQKAIMAILMK
- a CDS encoding nucleotidyltransferase family protein gives rise to the protein MKPLAEIKEIIRDHKAELAEEFNVAEIGVFGSVVRGEAREDSDVDVLVDFSRPVGLMKFMRLEYHLEELFGGTKVDLVSRKALKPYIGQAILQEVQYV
- a CDS encoding HepT-like ribonuclease domain-containing protein; amino-acid sequence: MSSARDIRDYLVDMSDAMQSIREFTQDMSYEEFCSDKKTIYAVTRAFEILGEAAKHIDEDTRCRYPDVPWRMIAGMRDKLIHEYRYSFRHSLELRTGRFT
- a CDS encoding argininosuccinate synthase, with the translated sequence MAKKEVKKIVLAYSGGLDTSIILKWLKNEYGCEVVTFSADLGQGDELEPVREKAFKTGADKVYIDDLREEFVRDFVFPMFRANAIYEGSYLLGTSIARPLIAKRQMEIAKIEGCDAVSHGATGKGNDQVRFELAYYHFNPGITVVAPWREWKLNSRQALINYAKRNDIPIPITKKRPWSSDRNLLHISFEGGILEDTWLEPPENMFVLTKAPEKAPNKPQYIEIEFEKGNAVAVDGVRMSPAELLAHLNTIGGEHGIGRVDLLENRSVGMKSRGVYETPGGTILREAHMAVEQITMDREVMHLRDSLIPRYAEMIYNGYWFSPEREMMQCLIDNSQQTVNGVARLKLYKGHCRTVGRKSESDSLFNLDFATFEKDQVYNQADAEGFIKLNSLRLRIRSLMLANKKK
- a CDS encoding NUDIX domain-containing protein: MEQNGFKTSHIVTSVVAVIIDADDRVLLTKRNVPPFQGEWVMPGGKIDLGEPIVAALKREVWEEVGLEVEVGELIDVFEHVTPGEDNYHFIIIYYRCTPLYCDVKHNRDEVAEARWVTCEELAEYKIPAGARFILGKTFKITCQLTPKGN